From a region of the Synechococcus sp. PCC 7502 genome:
- a CDS encoding GTP-binding protein gives MNVIAKPSVPVTVLTGYLGAGKTTLLNHILTYEHGKKVAVIVNEFGEIGIDQQLVVSTDEEIFEMNNGCICCTVRGDLIRIITKLMRRNFDHLLIETTGLADPAPVIQTFFSDDDVKAKTHLDAVVTVVDTKHISQHWDSSEAQEQIAFADVILLNKIDLVTPEILTALETKIRSMNAIAKIYHTQSAQVEMSSILDVGAFDLSRALEIDPHFLHKEVDHHDHEHHHDHHHHHEHDQTVKSVAIVESGAMDGIKLNEWLDQLLSTKGADIFRMKGILNIDGEANRFVFQGVHMIFDGKSDRPWQKEETRKNEIVFIGRNLNETELRQGFLGCKA, from the coding sequence ATGAATGTGATTGCCAAACCATCCGTGCCTGTAACCGTACTCACAGGATATTTAGGGGCAGGAAAAACCACCCTACTCAATCATATTTTGACCTATGAGCATGGTAAGAAAGTGGCAGTTATTGTCAATGAATTTGGCGAAATTGGCATTGATCAGCAACTAGTTGTCAGCACCGATGAAGAAATTTTTGAAATGAATAATGGCTGTATTTGCTGCACAGTTAGGGGTGATTTGATCCGTATTATCACTAAACTGATGCGACGCAACTTTGATCATTTATTAATAGAGACTACGGGTTTGGCTGATCCTGCGCCAGTAATTCAAACCTTTTTTAGTGATGATGATGTCAAAGCTAAAACTCATTTAGATGCTGTGGTAACTGTGGTTGATACTAAGCATATTTCTCAGCATTGGGATAGTAGCGAAGCCCAAGAACAAATTGCCTTTGCCGATGTAATTTTATTAAATAAGATTGACCTTGTTACTCCAGAAATCCTCACAGCACTGGAAACAAAAATCCGATCCATGAATGCGATCGCCAAAATTTATCATACTCAATCCGCTCAGGTGGAAATGTCTTCTATTTTAGATGTGGGAGCCTTTGACCTTAGCCGAGCCTTAGAAATCGATCCGCACTTTCTGCATAAGGAAGTTGATCATCACGATCACGAACATCACCATGATCACCACCACCATCATGAACATGATCAAACCGTTAAATCTGTGGCAATTGTCGAAAGTGGGGCAATGGACGGCATCAAGCTCAATGAGTGGCTGGATCAGCTTTTAAGTACCAAAGGTGCAGATATTTTTCGGATGAAAGGGATTCTAAATATTGATGGAGAAGCTAATCGATTTGTATTTCAAGGAGTTCACATGATCTTTGATGGGAAAAGCGATCGCCCTTGGCAAAAAGAGGAAACTCGTAAAAATGAAATCGTCTTTATTGGACGGAACTTAAATGAAACAGAACTGCGGCAAGGATTCCTAGGATGCAAAGCTTAG
- a CDS encoding AAA family ATPase translates to MNYYISPRFLDKLAVHITKNFLNLPGLTVPLILGIHGRKGEGKSFQCELVFKLMGIEPVRMSAGELESPDAGDPVRLIRTRYREAADLIKVRGKMCVLLINDIDAGAGRVDSSTQYTVNTQLVNGTLMNIADNPTDVQLPGSYETEPISRVPILLTGNDFSTLYAPLLRDGRMEKFYWEPTKEDRIGIVTGIFKADGLTEQNVEELISNFPHQSIDFFGALRSQVYDQQVRDFIREIGINKVSTHIVNNPDLTVKFQQSPNFGLPYLIKLGNMMVHEQQRVQSRGLVEEYTTGQKTIAIAVPPISTSEPAKDYLSKDHASTPLQELPNNLSGTYTEIERLLENGLRQGGRLSLEIATPREKAQNSWRSWQWQHQPQNVTEAMQEIQSCVEDHPKSFIRLVGYNPKTQIRVLQEVIIRP, encoded by the coding sequence ATGAACTATTACATTTCTCCCCGTTTTTTGGATAAGTTGGCGGTACATATCACCAAAAATTTTCTCAATCTTCCCGGTTTAACTGTGCCCTTAATCTTGGGTATTCATGGTAGAAAAGGTGAAGGTAAATCATTTCAGTGTGAATTAGTCTTTAAGCTCATGGGAATTGAGCCAGTCAGAATGTCCGCAGGTGAGTTGGAAAGTCCCGATGCTGGTGATCCAGTGCGGCTAATTCGGACTCGGTATCGTGAGGCAGCCGACCTCATTAAAGTTAGGGGCAAAATGTGTGTGCTACTCATTAATGATATTGATGCTGGGGCGGGAAGGGTTGATAGCTCTACCCAATACACGGTGAACACTCAGCTTGTAAATGGCACCTTGATGAATATTGCTGATAACCCAACCGATGTGCAGTTGCCCGGTAGCTATGAAACTGAACCTATTAGTCGTGTGCCAATTTTACTTACAGGTAATGACTTTTCCACTCTGTATGCGCCGTTGTTGCGAGATGGCAGAATGGAGAAATTTTATTGGGAGCCAACAAAGGAAGATCGGATTGGGATTGTGACGGGAATTTTTAAAGCAGATGGCTTAACTGAACAGAATGTTGAAGAACTAATTAGTAATTTTCCTCATCAATCTATAGACTTTTTTGGAGCATTGCGATCGCAGGTTTATGATCAACAGGTACGAGATTTTATTCGGGAAATTGGCATAAATAAGGTCTCCACCCATATCGTTAATAATCCTGATCTAACTGTAAAGTTCCAACAGTCTCCTAACTTTGGCTTACCCTACTTGATTAAGTTGGGAAATATGATGGTACATGAACAGCAACGGGTGCAGTCTAGGGGATTGGTTGAGGAGTACACCACTGGGCAAAAAACTATTGCGATCGCCGTACCACCAATATCTACTTCAGAACCTGCCAAGGATTATTTATCTAAAGATCACGCATCAACTCCATTACAAGAATTACCTAATAATTTATCTGGCACTTACACTGAGATTGAACGCTTACTAGAAAATGGACTTAGACAGGGTGGACGTTTAAGTTTGGAAATTGCCACACCCCGTGAAAAGGCACAAAATAGTTGGCGGAGTTGGCAGTGGCAGCATCAACCCCAGAATGTAACCGAAGCTATGCAGGAAATTCAATCCTGTGTGGAAGATCATCCTAAATCTTTCATTCGCTTAGTAGGATACAACCCTAAAACTCAAATCCGAGTTCTGCAAGAGGTAATTATTCGCCCCTAG
- a CDS encoding cobyrinate a,c-diamide synthase: protein MAVIIAGERSGVGKTTVTLALLAAMVSQDQSVQSFKIGPDYIDPMFHSKITGRACRNLDPVLTSEQYVQSCFAKYSQPAEYALIEGVMGLFDGSTGRDDTASTAHIARLLNIPVVLILNCASTSRSIAAISHGYRTFDPRINIAGVILNRVGSDRHLELLTQALEPLHLPILGVLRRQDDITIPDRHLGLIPTGEITNFNLVLDRLTQLGKTCFDWQKLLPLMKTEAPTTANILESNLIKQPVRIAIAQDAAFNFYYADNLDMLSNMGAELVPWSPIQDTAIPPNIQGLYFGGGFPEVFAPQLSANQSARNSVKTAIKSGIPTIAECGGLMYLCDRLEDFDHNLYAMVGIFPTTAVMGKRLTLGYRQALALTDSCLVKTGDRIWGHEFHRSTLTESSNLPLFNLSGFDSGLQFPAEGWQKYQVHASYVHLHFGAQPHLVERFLGCCLGY from the coding sequence ATGGCTGTAATTATTGCAGGAGAACGGAGTGGAGTAGGTAAGACCACAGTAACCTTGGCTTTATTGGCAGCAATGGTATCTCAGGATCAAAGTGTCCAGTCTTTTAAAATTGGTCCCGACTACATTGACCCCATGTTTCATAGCAAAATTACGGGAAGAGCCTGTCGGAATCTTGATCCAGTTTTAACGTCAGAACAGTATGTGCAGTCATGCTTTGCTAAATACTCTCAACCTGCTGAATATGCCCTAATTGAAGGGGTAATGGGATTATTTGATGGGTCAACGGGTCGGGATGATACTGCCAGCACTGCCCATATTGCGCGGTTACTAAATATTCCCGTAGTTTTAATTTTGAACTGTGCTAGTACTTCTCGATCTATAGCAGCGATCTCCCACGGGTATCGAACCTTTGATCCAAGAATAAATATAGCTGGGGTAATTTTGAATCGGGTGGGTAGCGATCGCCACTTAGAATTATTAACACAGGCATTAGAACCCTTGCATCTACCAATTTTAGGAGTGCTACGCCGTCAAGATGACATTACTATTCCCGATCGCCACTTAGGATTAATACCCACAGGTGAAATAACTAATTTTAATTTAGTGCTGGATCGCCTCACACAATTGGGTAAAACCTGTTTTGATTGGCAAAAATTATTACCTTTAATGAAAACCGAAGCCCCGACCACCGCAAATATCTTGGAATCAAATCTAATTAAACAGCCAGTCAGAATTGCGATCGCCCAAGATGCTGCCTTTAACTTTTACTATGCAGATAACTTAGATATGCTTAGCAATATGGGAGCCGAACTAGTCCCGTGGAGTCCAATTCAAGATACAGCTATACCTCCAAATATTCAAGGTTTATATTTTGGTGGTGGATTTCCTGAAGTCTTTGCCCCACAGCTATCCGCTAATCAATCAGCAAGGAACTCGGTAAAAACAGCAATTAAATCAGGCATACCCACGATCGCTGAATGTGGCGGTTTAATGTATCTCTGCGATCGCCTTGAAGATTTTGATCATAATTTATATGCAATGGTGGGGATTTTTCCAACTACGGCAGTAATGGGTAAAAGGTTAACCCTTGGCTACCGTCAGGCTCTAGCATTAACAGATTCTTGCTTAGTTAAAACTGGCGATCGCATTTGGGGGCATGAGTTCCATCGTTCTACTTTAACGGAATCTAGTAATTTGCCTTTATTTAACCTATCGGGTTTTGACTCTGGATTACAATTCCCCGCCGAAGGGTGGCAGAAATATCAAGTTCATGCTTCCTATGTGCATCTGCATTTTGGGGCGCAACCGCATTTAGTAGAGAGATTCTTAGGTTGCTGTTTGGGATATTAG
- the recG gene encoding ATP-dependent DNA helicase RecG, producing MVSPVDIGRLQQALTIEVEHSFSNLQGRQYLFADFMHLSLAQQLNWEESDRRKAKTLAQEFKQYDSLSIARRQFIVAETRRLLYEVRRKEISAESPPPKQKKPKTQPLVTTKTKFLKPETLLSEVEGLNGSQISKLKLLDIETVGDMLRYFPRDHIDYARQVAIADLNDGDTVTVIGTIRRFNCFTSPKNENLTIVEILLRDRSGQIKLNRFWMGKRYSNRGWQEQQKRLYPVGSTVAASGMVKRSKYGLTLENYDLEILDHTGDRIESNTIGRVVPVYPLTEGVSPELVRGTIIKCLPAVGKLADPIPQKLKDDYDLLGLPEAIAQIHYPDDTEKLNAAIKRLSFDKYFYRRLVALYRRQQQKAIQFIPRSQLIEKLEEILPFQLTNAQKRAIAEIREDLQRPNPMNRLVQGDVGSGKTIVAVYALLSAIESGYQTAFMAPTEVLAEQHYRKLLEWFTLLHLPVELLTGSTKTAKRRQILSQLETGELPLLIGTHALIQDTVNFNQLGLAVIDEQHRFGRDQRSQLLQKGEDPHVLIMTATPIPRTLYLTNSEIEVSIIDELPPGRKPIHTTLLKAGQRKDAYDLIRREVAQGRQAYIVLPLVEESEKMENIRAAVQEREHLQASIFPNFKVGLLHGQMSSAEKDEAISQFRRLETQILVATTVVEVGVDIPNASVMLIEHSDRFGLAQLHQLRGRVGRGAAQSFCLLMSASKSETAIERLKVLEQSQDGFFIAERDFELRGKGKDEGKEQSGHAGFSIDDRLSDEAARQEIYTIARAAAERIMKKDPTLELFPALKTEFQHHYQRLQGGAIFT from the coding sequence ATGGTGAGTCCAGTTGATATCGGTCGGCTACAACAAGCATTAACCATTGAAGTAGAGCATAGTTTTAGTAATTTGCAGGGTAGGCAATATCTATTTGCTGATTTTATGCACTTGAGCTTGGCACAGCAATTAAATTGGGAGGAGAGCGATCGCCGCAAAGCCAAAACTTTAGCTCAGGAATTTAAGCAATATGACTCTTTATCCATTGCCCGTCGTCAGTTTATTGTGGCAGAAACCCGAAGACTACTGTATGAAGTGCGGCGTAAGGAAATTAGTGCAGAATCCCCGCCACCGAAGCAGAAAAAACCGAAAACTCAACCTTTAGTTACTACTAAAACTAAATTCCTCAAGCCTGAAACTCTGTTGAGTGAGGTGGAAGGTCTAAATGGTAGTCAAATTTCTAAATTAAAGCTGCTGGATATTGAAACTGTGGGGGATATGTTGCGGTATTTTCCCCGTGATCACATTGATTATGCACGACAGGTGGCGATCGCTGATTTAAATGATGGTGATACAGTTACAGTAATTGGTACGATTCGGCGGTTTAATTGCTTTACCAGTCCTAAAAATGAGAACTTAACGATTGTAGAAATTCTTTTGCGCGATCGCTCTGGACAGATTAAGCTCAATCGTTTTTGGATGGGGAAACGCTACAGCAATCGGGGTTGGCAAGAACAACAAAAACGTTTATATCCTGTGGGTTCTACCGTGGCAGCATCAGGAATGGTAAAGCGGAGTAAATATGGTTTGACGTTGGAGAATTATGATTTAGAAATTTTGGATCATACAGGCGATCGCATTGAATCAAATACCATTGGCAGAGTAGTACCTGTATATCCTTTAACTGAAGGAGTCAGTCCCGAATTAGTCAGAGGCACAATTATTAAATGTTTACCTGCGGTTGGTAAGCTTGCCGATCCAATTCCCCAAAAGCTTAAGGATGATTATGATTTGCTGGGATTACCCGAAGCGATCGCCCAGATTCATTACCCCGATGATACCGAAAAATTAAATGCAGCAATTAAGCGGCTTAGTTTTGATAAATATTTTTACCGTCGTTTAGTAGCTCTCTATCGTCGTCAACAACAAAAAGCGATCCAGTTTATTCCTCGTAGTCAGTTAATTGAGAAGCTAGAGGAGATTTTACCGTTTCAGTTAACTAATGCCCAAAAGCGCGCGATCGCCGAGATTAGAGAAGATTTACAAAGACCAAATCCCATGAATCGTCTTGTCCAAGGAGATGTGGGTTCGGGTAAAACCATTGTGGCTGTATATGCTTTATTGTCAGCGATCGAGTCAGGCTACCAAACAGCGTTTATGGCTCCCACCGAAGTATTAGCAGAGCAGCATTATCGCAAATTATTGGAATGGTTTACTCTGCTGCATCTACCCGTGGAATTGCTAACTGGCTCGACTAAAACTGCGAAACGCCGCCAAATTTTAAGCCAACTGGAAACGGGAGAATTACCTTTACTGATCGGTACCCATGCCCTAATTCAAGATACGGTAAATTTCAATCAGTTGGGTTTAGCAGTAATTGATGAGCAGCATAGATTTGGGCGGGATCAGCGATCGCAGCTATTACAGAAAGGGGAAGATCCCCATGTGTTGATTATGACGGCGACTCCCATTCCTCGGACACTTTATCTCACTAATTCCGAAATCGAAGTCAGTATTATTGATGAATTACCCCCCGGACGCAAACCGATTCACACCACCCTATTAAAAGCGGGACAACGAAAGGATGCCTACGATCTAATTCGCCGAGAAGTAGCACAGGGACGACAGGCTTATATAGTTCTGCCCTTGGTGGAAGAATCAGAAAAAATGGAGAATATTAGGGCAGCAGTGCAGGAGCGAGAACATTTGCAAGCCAGTATATTTCCGAATTTTAAGGTGGGATTACTGCATGGACAGATGAGTAGTGCCGAAAAAGATGAAGCAATCAGTCAATTTCGTCGCTTAGAAACCCAGATTTTAGTAGCAACCACCGTAGTCGAAGTCGGCGTTGATATTCCCAATGCCTCGGTGATGTTAATTGAGCATAGCGATCGCTTTGGTTTGGCACAACTGCATCAATTACGGGGTAGGGTAGGCAGAGGCGCAGCCCAATCTTTTTGTTTATTAATGAGTGCTTCTAAATCCGAGACGGCGATCGAACGCTTAAAAGTATTAGAACAATCCCAAGATGGTTTTTTTATTGCGGAACGGGACTTTGAACTGCGTGGTAAGGGTAAAGATGAAGGTAAGGAACAATCGGGTCATGCTGGTTTTTCCATAGACGATCGCCTCAGTGATGAGGCTGCCCGTCAAGAAATCTATACCATTGCCCGTGCTGCCGCCGAGCGCATTATGAAAAAAGACCCAACCCTAGAGTTATTTCCCGCCTTAAAAACCGAATTTCAACATCACTATCAACGTTTACAGGGAGGCGCAATTTTTACTTAA
- a CDS encoding cell division protein FtsQ/DivIB, which translates to MSNRYPEYPEGDVNFAERRRQRKQKLREEFFKDKAPALKMAWRIFVSSGILIAGVWLVSLPMWNLTSSNQIQVQGVRLLSANQLKEQIVIQYPLYIFRVQAQAIAAQLEKKAPVYNVVVKRSLFPLKLTVIVQERQPVANAILDGQSGYIDLKGVWISEKSYPPNLKKPELTVLGINQRVLGLWRRLYTQISRSPIKIFKLDFRSADNLILSTELGLIHCGDYTYDKMEKQIQMLDRLRNLPKSTTNLKFTHIDLINPNFPVVDGVKPTQTETKPQVN; encoded by the coding sequence ATGTCTAATCGGTATCCTGAATATCCCGAAGGGGATGTAAACTTTGCAGAGCGACGTCGGCAACGCAAACAAAAGCTGCGTGAAGAATTTTTTAAAGATAAAGCTCCTGCCCTAAAGATGGCTTGGCGAATTTTTGTGTCATCGGGCATATTAATAGCTGGGGTTTGGCTGGTCTCCTTACCAATGTGGAACTTAACCAGTTCTAATCAAATACAGGTGCAGGGGGTGCGCTTACTATCAGCTAATCAATTAAAAGAACAAATTGTAATTCAGTATCCTTTATATATTTTTCGGGTGCAGGCACAGGCGATCGCCGCCCAGTTGGAAAAAAAGGCTCCAGTTTATAATGTGGTTGTGAAACGGTCTTTATTCCCTTTGAAATTGACTGTAATCGTGCAGGAACGTCAGCCAGTTGCCAATGCGATTTTAGATGGGCAGTCAGGATATATAGACCTGAAAGGAGTGTGGATTTCTGAAAAAAGTTATCCTCCTAATTTGAAAAAACCTGAACTTACGGTACTTGGGATAAATCAACGGGTTTTAGGGTTATGGCGGCGGCTTTATACCCAGATTAGTCGTAGTCCTATTAAAATTTTTAAACTAGATTTTCGCAGTGCTGATAACTTAATTTTAAGTACGGAACTGGGCTTAATTCATTGTGGTGACTATACCTACGACAAAATGGAAAAACAAATCCAAATGTTAGATCGCCTCAGAAATTTACCGAAATCCACAACCAATCTGAAATTCACCCATATAGACTTAATTAACCCTAACTTTCCCGTAGTCGATGGGGTAAAGCCCACTCAAACTGAGACTAAGCCACAGGTAAATTGA
- a CDS encoding NAD(P)H-quinone oxidoreductase subunit N, with protein MDFANLNVVLNSGVILPEAIIVVALLVALVADLVSSKTSKWLPAIAISGLLGAVVVLIWQWSSLPNPLSFVDSFNGDKLSIIFRGTIALSSVLTILISERYFLQSGIAISEYITILLSATLGGMFLAGADDLVMVFVSIETLSISSYLLSGYAKRDPRSNEAALKYLLIGASSSAVFLYGMSLLYGLSGGYTNLHEIAARLPLGGLGLIIAMVFVVAGISFKLSAVPFHQWTPDVYEGSPTPVVAFLSIGSKVAGFALAIRFMVTVFPMIYDQWHYVFVVLAILSMVLGNVVAIAQTSMKRMLAYSSIGQAGFVILGMAIGTEAGYASMVFYMLVYLFMNMGAFGCVILFALKTGTDQISEYSGLYQKDPLLTLCLSVCLLSLGGIPPLAGFFGKIYIFWAGWQAQAYGLVILALAMSVVSIYYYIRVVKMMVVKEPQEMSEAVKNYPVNPTWTADGMKSLQVAIVVTLIFTSVAGIASNPIFTLANQSVRDTPFLSSSIQAYAISEQIKAQEQGVKN; from the coding sequence ATGGACTTTGCAAATCTCAATGTCGTATTAAACTCTGGGGTGATCCTACCAGAAGCAATTATAGTCGTAGCCTTGCTCGTAGCATTAGTTGCAGATTTAGTCTCTTCTAAAACTTCCAAGTGGTTGCCTGCGATCGCTATTAGTGGATTATTGGGTGCAGTCGTGGTACTGATCTGGCAGTGGTCTAGCTTGCCTAATCCTTTGTCGTTTGTGGATAGCTTTAATGGAGATAAGCTCAGTATTATTTTTAGAGGCACAATTGCTTTATCTTCAGTCCTTACGATCCTAATTTCCGAGCGATATTTTCTGCAATCAGGCATCGCCATCAGTGAATACATTACGATCTTGCTTTCGGCTACTCTGGGTGGCATGTTCCTTGCGGGTGCCGATGATTTGGTGATGGTGTTTGTATCCATAGAAACATTGAGTATTTCATCCTACTTGCTGTCTGGTTATGCCAAGCGTGATCCCCGTTCCAATGAGGCAGCCTTAAAATATTTATTAATTGGAGCATCTAGTTCGGCGGTATTTTTATACGGCATGTCCCTGCTCTATGGTTTGTCAGGTGGTTATACGAATTTGCATGAAATTGCTGCCCGTCTGCCCCTTGGTGGTCTGGGGTTAATTATTGCTATGGTATTTGTGGTTGCAGGTATTTCCTTTAAGCTTTCGGCGGTACCTTTTCACCAATGGACTCCCGATGTATATGAAGGTTCACCGACCCCAGTGGTAGCATTTTTATCCATAGGTTCTAAAGTTGCAGGTTTTGCCCTTGCCATTCGCTTTATGGTCACTGTATTTCCAATGATCTATGACCAGTGGCACTACGTTTTTGTGGTGTTAGCAATTTTGAGTATGGTTTTAGGAAATGTGGTAGCGATCGCCCAAACCAGTATGAAGCGAATGTTAGCCTATTCCTCCATTGGACAAGCAGGATTCGTAATTCTGGGGATGGCAATTGGTACCGAAGCGGGTTATGCCAGTATGGTGTTTTATATGTTGGTGTACCTATTTATGAATATGGGTGCCTTTGGCTGCGTGATCCTATTCGCTCTGAAAACTGGAACCGATCAAATCAGTGAGTATAGCGGTTTGTACCAAAAAGACCCTTTATTAACCCTGTGTTTAAGCGTGTGCTTGCTATCTTTGGGTGGAATTCCCCCATTGGCGGGTTTCTTTGGCAAGATTTACATTTTCTGGGCGGGCTGGCAAGCTCAGGCTTACGGTTTAGTCATTTTGGCATTGGCAATGAGTGTTGTGTCTATTTACTACTACATTCGGGTAGTAAAAATGATGGTGGTGAAGGAACCGCAAGAAATGTCTGAGGCGGTGAAAAATTACCCAGTTAATCCAACTTGGACGGCAGACGGTATGAAGTCTTTGCAGGTGGCGATCGTGGTAACTTTAATTTTTACCAGTGTGGCAGGTATTGCCTCAAATCCCATCTTCACATTGGCAAATCAGTCCGTTCGAGATACTCCATTCCTTAGCTCTTCGATCCAAGCCTATGCGATTAGTGAGCAAATTAAAGCTCAAGAGCAAGGAGTGAAAAACTAG
- a CDS encoding lipid-A-disaccharide synthase-related protein — protein MTSDKSKQTVLFISNGHGEDLNASEVLKALKENYPNIKVAALPMVGEGNAYRKLGVEIIAPTLSLPSGGFVYMDKRQLFTDVQKGLLKLTWQQIKAARAFAQNCDLIFATGDIVPLAIARLTGCPYTAFIVSSSAHYENRMQPPFVINWLMRSPLCKKIFTRDAFTAQLMKQQGISKAIFAGYPIMDVLEPKGIDLGLNPEIPMIALLPGSRLPEACQNLGLMLDLVVAIAEEFSPSPVQFRAALVPSMLSPEILEKIAHDHNWQFEPPHKFMIDQGEKLIEVLCPNNSFADVLHQCNLVIGMAGTAVEQAVGLGKPVIQILGQGPQFTYSFAEAQMRLLGISVQTIGKTSATATILKEAANQVKLTLHNPEYLNACKNNGIERVGLKGGSARIADHIAKLI, from the coding sequence ATGACATCGGATAAATCCAAACAAACAGTCTTATTCATTAGTAATGGACATGGGGAAGACTTAAATGCCAGTGAAGTCTTAAAGGCACTAAAAGAAAATTATCCCAATATTAAAGTTGCCGCCCTGCCCATGGTTGGGGAAGGTAATGCCTATAGAAAATTAGGAGTTGAGATTATTGCGCCAACGTTGAGTTTGCCGTCGGGTGGATTTGTATATATGGACAAACGCCAATTATTCACAGATGTGCAGAAGGGCTTATTAAAACTGACATGGCAACAAATTAAAGCGGCAAGGGCATTTGCTCAAAATTGTGATCTAATATTTGCGACAGGAGATATTGTGCCTCTAGCGATCGCCCGTCTGACTGGATGTCCATATACCGCTTTTATTGTTTCTTCCTCCGCCCATTATGAAAATCGGATGCAGCCTCCTTTTGTAATAAATTGGTTAATGCGATCGCCTTTATGCAAGAAAATTTTTACCCGTGATGCCTTTACTGCCCAGTTAATGAAACAGCAGGGTATATCTAAGGCAATATTTGCGGGTTATCCGATTATGGATGTACTTGAACCTAAAGGTATAGATTTGGGACTTAACCCTGAGATACCGATGATTGCCCTATTACCAGGTAGCCGACTCCCTGAAGCCTGTCAAAATTTGGGCTTAATGTTGGATTTAGTAGTAGCGATCGCTGAGGAATTTTCCCCCAGTCCAGTGCAGTTTAGAGCAGCCTTAGTTCCTAGTATGTTGTCACCTGAAATATTAGAAAAAATTGCCCATGACCATAATTGGCAGTTTGAGCCGCCGCATAAATTTATGATTGATCAAGGAGAAAAGCTGATTGAAGTTCTTTGCCCTAATAATAGCTTTGCCGATGTTTTGCATCAATGTAACTTAGTAATTGGTATGGCAGGAACTGCTGTAGAGCAAGCTGTGGGGCTAGGTAAACCTGTAATTCAAATTTTGGGGCAGGGACCACAATTTACCTATTCCTTCGCCGAAGCACAAATGCGCTTATTAGGAATATCAGTTCAAACTATCGGTAAAACTTCTGCTACTGCAACCATCTTAAAAGAGGCAGCCAACCAAGTTAAGCTAACCTTACACAATCCTGAATACCTTAATGCTTGCAAAAATAATGGCATTGAACGAGTGGGATTAAAGGGAGGTTCTG